One region of Thermoflexus sp. genomic DNA includes:
- a CDS encoding protein kinase domain-containing protein, whose translation MRARRRVGPYRIESEVQQGKLGTLYRARDTQGNLRALKVFHSFLIQDRPGLEEALQHLVERLQRISHPYVVVPVETGYDPNEDVVYVVSPWIERATPMGAILQQEGGRLSFSQVAECLWRTLLALRVLSQAIGLHGSLKLSNLVRGERGRFYVTDPGLARAVYRTQPGISPWDAIGTSDYLPPELIEGGEAGSATDLYALGAIAYHMLEGRPLFPSDDPARCREAHRTQSPPPLQRSDVPPAFQRWLLQLLSKKPQDRFQDPAAALEALAEILLERGWAMDFWRAEAQALLELRALDLAAEHVERVLQVQPNHPEALMLKREIEEARLQEEIGQRLERARQLLREGQLEAAREAIRWVLQRAPQHPEAAALRDRVEEILAHPPALVLRTRSGRAFRLEGEGIMGRSGQEGQGPEVDLAPEDSGRYVSRRHARLWWEKGAWWIQIFPETVNTTWMDGVPMDRGRPYPLHDGVRLRIGNVELEVAFEYPKWGDA comes from the coding sequence ATGAGAGCCCGGCGACGCGTCGGACCCTATCGGATCGAGAGCGAAGTCCAGCAGGGCAAGCTGGGGACCCTGTATCGCGCTCGGGATACGCAGGGGAATCTCCGGGCCCTGAAGGTTTTCCATTCCTTTCTGATTCAGGATCGGCCTGGGCTGGAGGAGGCTCTCCAGCATCTGGTGGAGCGCTTGCAACGGATCTCCCATCCCTATGTGGTGGTTCCTGTGGAAACAGGCTATGACCCGAACGAGGATGTGGTGTATGTGGTTTCCCCATGGATTGAGCGGGCGACGCCGATGGGGGCGATCCTGCAGCAGGAGGGGGGGCGTCTATCGTTCAGCCAGGTGGCCGAGTGCCTTTGGCGGACGCTTCTGGCGTTGCGGGTATTGAGCCAGGCCATCGGCCTCCATGGCTCCCTGAAGCTGAGCAATCTGGTCCGGGGTGAGAGGGGACGTTTCTATGTGACGGATCCGGGCCTGGCCCGGGCGGTGTATCGAACCCAGCCAGGGATCAGCCCCTGGGATGCCATCGGGACCTCGGATTATCTGCCTCCGGAGCTCATCGAGGGAGGTGAGGCGGGATCCGCTACGGATCTCTATGCCCTGGGGGCCATCGCCTACCATATGCTGGAGGGACGCCCCCTGTTTCCGTCCGATGATCCGGCTCGCTGTCGCGAGGCCCATCGCACCCAATCCCCTCCGCCGCTGCAGCGCTCCGATGTGCCTCCGGCTTTTCAGCGCTGGCTGCTGCAGCTCCTGTCCAAGAAGCCTCAGGATCGTTTTCAGGACCCAGCCGCTGCACTGGAGGCCCTGGCGGAGATCCTGTTGGAGCGGGGATGGGCCATGGACTTCTGGCGCGCTGAGGCGCAGGCCCTCCTCGAGCTTCGGGCGCTGGACCTGGCTGCAGAGCATGTCGAGCGTGTTCTTCAGGTCCAGCCCAATCATCCCGAAGCGCTGATGCTCAAGAGGGAGATCGAAGAGGCCCGCCTTCAGGAGGAGATCGGCCAGCGGCTGGAGCGGGCCCGTCAGCTTCTCCGGGAAGGGCAGCTGGAGGCCGCTCGGGAGGCTATCCGATGGGTCCTGCAGCGCGCGCCCCAGCATCCGGAGGCCGCCGCGCTTCGGGATCGGGTTGAAGAGATCCTGGCCCATCCGCCCGCGCTGGTGCTGCGCACCCGATCCGGGCGGGCCTTCCGCCTGGAGGGGGAGGGCATCATGGGTCGCTCCGGACAGGAAGGCCAGGGGCCGGAGGTGGATCTGGCCCCCGAGGATAGCGGGCGATATGTCTCCCGTCGCCATGCCCGTCTATGGTGGGAGAAAGGCGCCTGGTGGATTCAGATCTTCCCCGAGACGGTCAACACGACGTGGATGGACGGCGTTCCGATGGACCGGGGCCGGCCCTATCCGCTCCACGATGGCGTTCGGCTGCGCATCGGGAACGTGGAGCTCGAGGTGGCCTTTGAATATCCGAAATGGGGGGATGCATGA